A region of the Larus michahellis chromosome 4, bLarMic1.1, whole genome shotgun sequence genome:
CAGACCAAGCCCAGGGTCGTGCAGATCAAGACAGAAGCAGATGGATGGCGACGCCCCAGaatcagagctgctttgaaaattgtagtATGCGTGTGTTAAGTAGGGATTGGCCACATCATGTTGTACCTGAATGGTAGAGAGAGGTAGAAGAACCTCATGTAAAACCGCATTCAGGGTGCGCCAATTTGAACGGGACACCTCATGCGCATGAATAAAGCGTTACTCTTGAATTTCTGTACTTtgcatcccagcctctctcctggctTGGCACAGGCCAGTTGTGAAGGTTTCCAAACCCCTCCCACGGTTGGAAGGGGCCAcggggacagccagcacccccCAACTGCCTCAGGACCTGCCGACCTGCCAGtccctcccacacacagcccaagggtgtcaggggcacagaaatgccctcagacaccccccagaGCTATCTTGCAAGCCTGAGATCTCCTGGCGGCAGAGGGAACTGTGCAGAGACCCTTGTGAAGCAGTATGTCAAGGGCTGTGGCAGGCTTTCAGTGGCCGAACCCCGTCTGCAGGACATCTTGCCCCCAACGCGACTGAGTTCCAGCATGAAGCTTCACAGTGACAGCGCAGAGTGCTAGTTCGGGTGGCTCGTTGATCCAAGGCAGCTGTGAAGGTGTCCACTTCTCCAGAAGGCACATCAGCAGTGTAACACGGGCAGTGATGGCTTGGGCAGACACTCAGTGACTCGCTGCACCTCTCGCTACACCCTGGGGCGGTGCTTCTGAGAGGAGCTGGCATTTTGCTCTCAGATTGGGCTCGGAGGAGAAGCTCAGAGCCCGGggccaggagagacagacagcagagctggccccaacTAGGTCTGCTGTGATAAAAGGCAAGAGTTGGTTTTAAAACAGCACGGCCCTCGCAGAGCCCGGAAAAGCCACGTCCCTTGGGCTGATGGGCACCAGGCACCCGTTGGGCTTCTTTAGCACTCAGACACGGGCAGTTCTTTTGACGTGATAACTATCGAAGATCTTCCAAATCTTCTCCCATAGACCATCCTTGGATTTCCACTAGAGGTGtcccaaagacagggatgagtgcagctctcctgccgccatggctgctgccaggccactgcttctcagaaacgTGGCACGGACTGCGCCAGTGCATGCCTGGAATTGGAGgcatctcaaaagctttctttaaccttgctgCACGTGTTAAGTCTCCCGTGTTAAAGTGGTGGGAACCCAAGCTTGAGGTGACGAGAGGGTGTGGAGCATGAGTCTCATGCTGGTACAGGAGCCAGAGCCGCCAGAGCCCCGCTCTGCCGTCGTGGCACTCGTCCCCCGTGCAAAGGGCTCCCCACTCGGCCCGCGTCATTCCCACCTCGCTGGGGTCACCCGAGGGCAATGCTATGGCgctcccagggcttgctttgTGTATGGCCCCCAAGGAAGCCAcgtcaggctccctccctgcggagccacccaggcaatgtgcccagctgtggagggtgacaaattattcccattgccccagtgcaggagcacaggcaggatggggagccgTAGCTAGAGAATCAGTGAAACCAGAGCCCACCACATCAGCACTCAGCCCCCTGTGCCCGCATTCCCCAAAAAACTGATGCGCACTCACTCAGAGATGCAGCTTTTGTTCAAACACACTCTTTATTGTCAACTTTGCGCAAAGTAGAGCTCCTAGAAGGAAGGGATGCTCTTCAAAGATGCACGGGCAGTCAAGGGGACACAAACCCAGCTCTGTCCGGGAAGACCTCTTTCAGTCTCCGCAGAAGACCAGTCTTGTGAGCCGACCTTGCACTTCCTCAAAGTCATGCAGTGCCTTGGCGTGGGCAGCTGgatcctgcagcaggcactggaagaggttgattGGCTCAGCCGCTTGGAAGGCTGCGGGCAAGACGATGTCCTCAGGCATGTTCTCATTACCAAAGAAGAAGTGGTGCAGGCgtttttcctccaagcagccGTGCAGGTACCACATGATATCCTGCAGCCGCATCAGgaattccctccttctccagcttgacGGGGGTATGGTGTTCAGGAGGTGCATCACAACCGTTTTGAAGAcatcagaggaaaagcctgtgcccaccaggctaccagcgcagagctgcaggcattggaggtgggaggtgtcacgcggggcctgcctggccacGTGCCTGAAGAACTTTGCCTCTGCCACATCGTAGGTCTCTGCCCACGTGGTGCTTGGGGTGAAGGCGGCTTCTgcagtctggctgctcaggaagatgtccGAGTCGCCTCGCTGCACCCCAAACATCATCTCAATGAAGAGGGATCTCCCGGAGGCgtttgtcagctgcagcttgcaggagcggctggaaggcagcaccttcatAGTGTAGAGACGCGACTGAGGCATCTCCCGCCAGGCTGACCTCACCAACTTCTGGAACCAGCGGGCAGTCTTCTCGATATCTAGGTAGGAGCCGGTGCAGAGGATGCCTAGGAAGCTCAAAACCTGATTTCTGCCTAGCCCCTCCTCAggttggtggaggaagcacagcacgtTCTCCATGCCTTGGTCCCTGGTGCAGGTGCACTCCAGCTCCACGCGGACGCAGTTCTTTGCCGGCATCTCCCCCGCAGCGCCCAGCTCCAGGTGGAAGGTgtgcccccgggggggcttcATGGGCACAAGCAGGTGGTagacagcatcatgcccagcGGGACTCCAACCTTCAAAGGCGCTGCCCACCCCGATGGCTGGCTGCAGCGCCGGGAAGAAACTATTTGACAAGCGTCCTTGTAAGACAGTGAGGAGGTCGCTCGCCAGCTCTTCCACCACCTGTCTCCTGTAGGCCATGCTCTTCACTGACAATCGGATGCGCTTTGTGATAGAATTCAGCAGACACCTCTGATAATCATCAGCATCTTCTTCTTCActttcatcctcctccagctctgtgctgctgctggagctctcctctTCATGGCCGATCTCTGGCTGTCGCCTCCTTTTCCGgcgccaccagcagagcctgaagagcaggactgggactCCAGCAATCGcccagaactgccactgctgcaaggcagcaaagacgaggcctccccaggcaaaggctggcttctggctcctctgctccaggctcctctgctccagctcctgcagcagccaagtcATCCGAGCCATCAGATGCTCCACACGCTGCTGCACATGCTCGCGCATGGCCTTGTCCAGCTCATCGCCAACCATTGGCAGGAGCCGGAAGATGCTTAGCACAAGCAAGGCGAGGACCCTTattgcagccatagcctgtaggagtaaggcctgtgcccagcccaggggccagtggctgggccctcgatgctgggtgagaacccaccccgcgggggccggcatttctgccccggccctggtccagcccagcctccccccgccagcccactcaccgctagcccaggccgtactggggcagcgctgctgctggcgccttttatagctgccccccattgtgacgcatcccctgtggtgtcccaggcgacagagcgcatcacaggccggcagccagccctgcccttgggcaccccccaccccggctcagcGGCAGCGTTTGATGGTCAATGCGACTGTGTTTCGACAAGATTCGATGGCGAGGTGCAATCGGTCATTTACTGCATGGAGGGCAGGGTCAGTCAGAACTGTGAGGGAGAGCCTCCCGTGGAATcaggaggttcagagaggaccctcctgctttccaaactccttctcagagaggagtccaggggcagctgtatCCAGTCCCAGACCTGGTCAAGGGTTTATATCAAAAGGACTGTATCTTCCCAATCAATCCTTTGTATCGCTTAGCTGAGATCTCAGAGTTTAGCgtgctgttagtcacttacccaggATCTGTTGTGTCAAGGAATCTCTGCATCTCGAGAAGTAATCTTGAGAGGCGTTGCTACTTAAGGGGAgatgctgccgtgcaggagaatTACAAAGGCTCTTGGGGGGTTGACtgtttatgggggtaagatggtTGCCCTGTAGccctatttgcatattgaccagaGTACCAGCATTGCTTAAGTTggtccttggctattgtgtttttatctgactccccaaaaccaccttggAGCCCCGGATGCCACCATCATGACCagatgcacccattgtgaccaccacaggtggttattgcttgggcagggttatgggctATAAAGGTCACGATGGTGCCTGGCGGGGaccacaccatcacagaagcagccccaaacccttagcaaacataaaaaggggcATTGTGGCCTGTGGATGCTTTacttgctccttgagatcccatcCTGAGTGATGGAATCGGCTGCCTTGGTGCTGGCCTCTGAGCTTGCGATGGTGGGTGTGCTCTCGGTGCCTTCATGACACTGatgggtgggtggtggtgcatatcctggtggtgggatggggcctGTCGATAGCAGGACCTCTGTTCCAACTGTGCCACGGCGAGAGGACACTGCTTCCAAGGAGCCATTTCCCAAGGGTGATGTTGGGGGTGCGGGTGGAGATTTCCTAACGAGCAACTCCCTCTTTGGGGGTTGCAGCTTCTccatgcttctccagcttctccatgtCCAGCACGTTCTGTTCTGTGGCACCAACTCCCCAAGGAGTGTCTGGGATGGGCAGATGCTTTGCCTTGATCCCGGTGAACACGTGGAAACACCTCAGCGGTTCCTCTcacttggtccctgcccagccagagctgccagggagtttCTTGGCCCTTGTCAAATCACCACCACAGTCATgacagtgtgaagggaaa
Encoded here:
- the LOC141743204 gene encoding inositol 1,4,5-trisphosphate receptor-interacting protein-like 1 produces the protein MAAIRVLALLVLSIFRLLPMVGDELDKAMREHVQQRVEHLMARMTWLLQELEQRSLEQRSQKPAFAWGGLVFAALQQWQFWAIAGVPVLLFRLCWWRRKRRRQPEIGHEEESSSSSTELEEDESEEEDADDYQRCLLNSITKRIRLSVKSMAYRRQVVEELASDLLTVLQGRLSNSFFPALQPAIGVGSAFEGWSPAGHDAVYHLLVPMKPPRGHTFHLELGAAGEMPAKNCVRVELECTCTRDQGMENVLCFLHQPEEGLGRNQVLSFLGILCTGSYLDIEKTARWFQKLVRSAWREMPQSRLYTMKVLPSSRSCKLQLTNASGRSLFIEMMFGVQRGDSDIFLSSQTAEAAFTPSTTWAETYDVAEAKFFRHVARQAPRDTSHLQCLQLCAGSLVGTGFSSDVFKTVVMHLLNTIPPSSWRRREFLMRLQDIMWYLHGCLEEKRLHHFFFGNENMPEDIVLPAAFQAAEPINLFQCLLQDPAAHAKALHDFEEVQGRLTRLVFCGD